The following coding sequences lie in one Rutidosis leptorrhynchoides isolate AG116_Rl617_1_P2 chromosome 4, CSIRO_AGI_Rlap_v1, whole genome shotgun sequence genomic window:
- the LOC139843238 gene encoding sterol 3-beta-glucosyltransferase UGT80A2-like, whose product MEESPVPIPASVPASSTSAEDSVKIDKEVTVTNQSGAEVDVNGKEAVDVVSNGNIGHSGSDGKSVHTLRKLQSEISNYILGSSDKKESSLSQFKLEKSKTERPKRGFMLAEEKPQSLNETLSAQQKLQMLNKMATVKDDGTVEFEIPGDFELNALGGGCVDDYGACAEDDPNCLSEPRYFRPLQIVILIVGTRGDVQPFIAIAKRLQEYGHRVRLATHANFKDFVLTAGLEFYPLGGDPKVLAEYMVKNKGFLPSGPSEIPVQRSQMKDIIFSLLAACKEPDLDTGIPFKADAMMANPPAYGHTHVAEALKIPIHIFFTMPWTPTSEFPHPLSRVKQPAGYRLSYQIVDSLIWLGIRDMINDVRKKKLKLRPVTYLSGSQGSETDIPHAYIWSPHLVPKPKDWGPKIDVVGFCFLDLASNYEPPEELVRWLKAGPKPIYIGFGSLPVQEPEKMTQTIVKALEMTGQRGIINKGWGGLGILTEPKDFIYSLDNIPHDWLFLQCSAVVHHGGAGTTAAGLKAACPTTIVPFFGDQPFWGDRVHSRGVGPPPIPVDQFTLNKLVDAIKFMLDPKVKERAVELAKAMENEDGVEGAVRAFLKHLPLQLPDKKPPTKPAKSPQTKPVPTKPTKSTPTKQSSSSLSHRKQSSSFSISGCFGCS is encoded by the exons ATGGAGGAATCTCCGGTACCGATACCGGCTTCGGTTCCAGCTAGCTCGACTTCAGCGGAAGATTCTGTTAAAATTGATAAGGAAGTTACTGTTACTAATCAGAGTGGAGCTGAAGTAGATGTTAATGGAAAGGAAGCTGTCGATGTGGTTTCTAATGGCAATATTGGTCATTCAG GGTCTGATGGAAAGAGTGTACATACATTGCGTAAATTGCAATCAGAAATCTCAAATTATATACTAGGAAGTTCTGACAAGAAAGAGTCTTCTCTTAGTCAGTTTAAGCTGGAAAAATCAAAAACTGAAAGGCCTAAACGTGGATTCATGCTTGCTGAAGAGAAGCCTCAATCATTAAATGAAACTCTATCTGCACAGCAGAAG CTCCAAATGTTAAACAAAATGGCTACCGTAAAAGATGATGGAACAGTAGAGTTTGAAATACCTGGTGATTTTGAACTAAATGCTTTAGGGGGCGGATGTGTTGATGATTATGGTGCATGTGCTGAAGACGACCCCAATTGCTTATCGGAACCTCGTTATTTTCGACCATTGCAAATAGTAATACTTATTGTTGGAACTCGTGGTGATGTGCAACCATTCATTGCAATTGCAAAGCGTCTGCAG GAATATGGTCATCGTGTTAGACTGGCGACTCATGCAAATTTTAAGGATTTTGTCTTGACTGCCGGTTTGGAGTTCTATCCCCTAGGTGGTGATCCAAAAGTTCTTGCTGAAT aTATGGTTAAGAACAAAGGATTTTTGCCTTCTGGTCCTTCAGAAATACCTGTTCAGAGGAGTCAGATGAAAGACATCATATTTTCATTACTTGCAGCATGTAAAGAGCCTGATCTTGATACTGGAATCCCCTTTAAAGCCGATGCAATGATGGCCAATCCCCCAGCATATG GACATACACACGTTGCTGAGGCACTGAAAATACCcattcatatattttttacaatgcCTTGgac ACCTACTAGCGAGTTTCCTCATCCTCTATCGCGTGTGAAGCAACCAGCTGGATATAGA CTGTCATATCAAATAGTTGACTCTTTAATTTGGCTTGGAATTCGAGACATGATAAATGATGTTAGGAAAAAGAAGTTGAAGCTGCGTCCTGTCACTTATTTAAGTGGTTCTCAAGGCTCTGAGACCGATATTCCACATGCATACATTTGGAGTCCTCATCTTGTTCCCAAACCAAAAG ATTGGGGACCTAAGATTGATGTGGTTGGATTTTGTTTCCTTGATCTTGCTTCAAACTATGAACCTCCTGAAGAACTTGTACGTTGGCTTAAAGCTGGTCCAAAACCTATCTACATTGGATTTGGTAGCCTT CCTGTTCAAGAACCTGAGAAAATGACACAGACAATTGTGAAAGCTCTGGAAATGACTGGACAAAGAGGCATCATCAATAAAGGATGGGGTGGTCTTGGTATCT TGACAGAGCCAAAGGATTTTATTTACTCATTGGACAACATCCCTCATGACTGGCTTTTCTTGCAATGTTCAGCCGTG GTGCACCATGGAGGTGCGGGGACAACAGCTGCTGGTCTTAAAGCTGCG TGCCCAACTACAATTGTACCTTTTTTTGGTGACCAACCGTTTTGGGGAGATCGTGTCCATAGCAGAGGTGTGGGGCCACCACCCATACCAGTCGACCAGTTTACACTTAACAAGCTTGTTGATGCTATTAAGTTCATGCTAGATCCAAAG GTAAAAGAGCGAGCAGTGGAACTTGCAAAGGCAATGGAGAACGAGGATGGGGTGGAAGGGGCAGTGAGAGCCTTCTTAAAACACCTTCCCTTGCAATTGCCCGACAAAAAGCCTCCAACCAAACCCGCAAAATCACCACAAACCAAACCCGTACCAACCAAACCCACAAAATCAACACCAACCAAACAGTCAAGTTCAAGTTTAAGTCATCGCAAACAGTCAAGTTCGTTTTCTATATCTGGTTGTTTCGGGTGTTCCTAA